The window cccagagatacctctccgacaatcggagtgacaaatcctaatctcgaaatacgccaacccaacaagtacctttggagacacctgtagagcacctttataatcacccatttacgttgtgacgtttggtagcacacaaagtgttcctccggtaaacgggagttgcataatctcatagtcataggaacatgtataagtcatgaagaaagcaatagcaacatactaaacgatcgggtgctaagctaacggaatgggtcaagtcaatcacgtcattctcctaatgaggtgatccccttaatcaaatgacaactcatgtctatggctaggaaacataaccatctttgattaacgagctagtcaagtagaggcatactagtgacactctgtttgtctatgtattcacacatgtattatgtttccggttaatacaattctagcatgaataataaacatttatcatgatataaggaaatatataatactttattattgcctctagggcatatttccttcagtctcccacttgcactggagtcaataatctagttcacatcgccatgtgatttaacatcaataattcacatcatcatgtgattaacacccatagttcacatctctatgtgaccaacacccaaagggtttactagagtcaataatctagttcacatcgctatgttacttgcccgagattcgatcgtcggtatcatcatacctagttcaatctcgttaccggaaattctctttactcgtttcataatgcatcatcctgcaactaactcattagccacattgcttgcaaggcttatagtgatgtgcattaccgagagggcccagagatacctctccgatacacggagtgacaaatcctaatcttgatctatgccaacccaacaaacaccttcggagacacccgtagagcatctttataatcacccagttacgttatgacgtttgatagcacacaaggtgttcctccggtattcgggagttgcataatctcatagtcagaggaacatgtataagtcatgaagaaagcaatagcaataaaactatacgatcattatgctaagctaacggatgggtcttgtccatcacatcattctttaatgatgtgatcccgttcatgaaatgacaacacatgtctatggttaggaaacttaaccatctttgattaaagagctagtcaagtagaggcatactagggacactctgttttgtctatgtattcacacatgtactaagtttctggttaatacaattctagcatgaattataaacctttatcatgatataaggaaatataaataacaactttattattgcctctagggcatatttccttcaagggcGTCGAGGCCAGGATGCATGGCGTTGTGCCACAGACTGGCGGGCCAGGGGAAGGACATGGGAGACGCTACGAGCATCCGCACAGACGCAAACCCGACCCAAATTTAGGCCAAAATGAGTccaaacagaaaagaaaacggaCATCCATCTATGTGCGTTGGTCGCGTTTTCTGTCCGTTTGGACTCAAACGGATGCGGGCAGACAGATGGGTCATGCGCGTTTGAGTTGGCCTAAGATTATTCGGGAAAAAAGTGTGTAACTTTTTTTCTTTGAGAATCAAATGTGTGTAAAGTTGGTGAGATATGCATGGCTCGTAACTACTCCAGGTCAGCACCCAGTCCAGTGGGTTAAGCAAAGAAACGCATGAAAGGCAAGTTCGTCAttcgtgtatatccatccatccatccacctCCCAACCACACAGCCCCGGGCTTCCCGGCAGCACATATCCCTTCACTTTGCGCTTTTGTTGCAACGCACTCtagccacacacacacacacacacacacacacaagtgtCACTAAAGAGCGAGCACCTTCTCGCCGTTCTCAAATTCAACGACAGCATATGTGCATGCAAGCATATAAAACTACTTGCACTAGCGGCCCCCAAGTAGGCCAGTACTGACAAACCATATTTCGAATTTGAATGAAAATAGTACACAAACTTATTGAAAATATTAGGCTTATGGGGATCCAAGAGGTCGGTTTCTCTCTCTCTCCAGCTACCGTCCACACCGAGCTCCTATGCCCAGCGCATGTGCGTGGTCTCGCGCGGTGCGCCGTGTTCGGGGGGCAGGGATGAGCTAGGCTTGTACCTCCACGAGTCGCATGAAGCAACGGGGAGGTGACAGTGGGGCGGCAAGGCGCCGCACGCACGGCCACGGCCGCTCGCATATTCCGTCTGTCAGCGGGTAGTGACAAATGGGCACATGGACCtgctctcctcccctccccctgtGTGCCAATAGAACCAGTACACTactatttttttaaattttttattgtttggattttgaattttgaatcgaGCCTGGCATCGTGCCACCCTCTTGAGATTCCCCAGACCTGGCCAGCTTGATCGACCAGCAGAGTAAATGGATTATCATTAGCAGAGAATACTTATATCGCAAAGATCTGCAGAATATCCATCCACTGGTGATAATTATTAATCGCAGCCTCCCTCCCTCCCTGCTTTCAATCAATCAAAAAGGGAAAAAAAAGAGAGATAGTCACAGGGGTTCATCTCATCACCACTCGAACTGCAAGTGGCAACCCATGCATGTCGACCACCAATATTGTAATCTTCTTCGACATCTCTCTTAATTCGATGGCTAGATTAGGTGGATTAGAGTACTGATCGCATCCACTAAACTAAAGCTGGTGGCCATGTGCTCCATCCAGCTTACCAAGTCCAGTCAGTGGGTGGCATGCCATGCCATGCCTTCACATGGGAGGAGCAAACCGGCCGGCCTTCCAATCAAGAGCATGGCTAATAATATAGTCAGCTGATGGCTATAAGAAATCGCCATGTCAAAGAGAGATAGACTCTTGAATATTGGCTATTGCATTAGTACtttctttcattttctctctatctctttcttcacatttaTTGCATTTATCTAAGAATGCGCATATAGCTAGACTCTTgaatgagagcccactcctcttactttttcacatctctttCCTTCACATaggcaaaaatgccatgtaagcgggctataagcccactattgtacttgtaCTTGCTCTAAGCACGGCATCGGCATTGACCATCACTGGTTCCCAAGGACTATTCATTCATTCATGCACAGAGGCCGGCCGGTAGTTGTGCGCGCGACGCATGAACCAACATGTGAAGTGCGTAATTAGCCGCATTAACTACCCAATTTACTCGAGCTGCAAGTACAGTTCAATGGGCTCTGCAAGGACACGAGGAAACATGTATGCGGGGAGGATCCTATGCAACTCTCCTCTCCTGGAGCAGGATATTATGTGATCTCCATGACCCCATCACCGTGGCACTGTCTACTGTAAATGCAGGAGATATTTCATTCCACTATAAATATCGTAAGGCGTTGGAGATATTTTATATCCAAGGAAAAATGAAACAGAGACAGAAATACAGCTGCTGTATGTAATGGCTTCCACGAGGCCGCGACGCGAGGGCGACCTCTCTGTGTGTGGGCTTCGTGCTCCAGCTTTGGTGACAGCTACGGTGAAACGTCCTTCTTTGTGCAGCTGCCACGTAGTTTTCCTTCTCTGTTTTTCGTCTCTTTTATTCTCGATAAAGTCTGTCCTTTTCTGCTGACGGCGCACGAGAAAAATATAGCAGGAAAAAAACCACAGCAGCAGCAACGCAGAAATATCTATCGCTCATTGTTTTGAGtgaaatatctttttttttttgaattttgagtGAAATGAAAACATCTATCGCTCATGACCGGGCCAGTCTCACTCCTGGCTTCCCGGCCTCAAAGTAAAGCCCAGAACCAGATGGGTTATCCCGATGTTTTCCGCGGCGCAGGCCTCCGTGCGTCAGGCCCAACCACCGAACAGCCGGTCCGGCCGCCCTCCATGGACTCGTCGGCGACGCGGCCCCGCCGGCAGAAGACCGCGGCGCAGCTTCCCGTCCGCTCCCCGCTCGCCGCCCGACTAGTGGCAGGCACCGCCAGGTATTTGTCCTGTCCACGTCGCTAGTTGACGGCTCCGCTACGTACGCACTCTCCCTCCCGGCGCGGCGTCGTGTGTCCGGTGGCAAACCATGGCCGTGCCCGTGCGcggccgctcgccggcgccgccgtgtCTGTACTTATTCCTCGCTGCTTCACGGGCTGGGCAGGTGCGCTCAGATTTCTCCCGCCGTGCTGCACTGTACTGCACTGCGCTGCACTGTACTGTACTGACGGTGCTGGTATATATGGGTTTGGCATCAGGAGAAAGCAGTACTAGCTGCGGTGCCAACTTAACTGGCGTGCAAAGTGGAAACCAGGCATTGCCTGGGGTAGTTCCTGAGCATTGCTTGTCATAGTCCATTGCTGTGGACTGCAATACGGCCGCCGATTTACTCGGATGGCGCGGTTAGTTTCTGTTCTGAACACACTCTTGACGACACATCTGAAGAGGCATCTAGAAAGGCTAATATTCGGGACTATTTATCGTTGCATATCCGCTGTTTATATATTGTTAACAATGTATCGCAATTACCATTGTTTGTTTTTTTGCAATTAAAGAAATAAATTAAACATTGTTTGGTATATTGTGACTGTAGTGGTTCATACATCATTTCATCTAATTCTTACCAATTCAGATGTGCAGCCGTTTGACACTAGTTCTATCTTTTAGTCTTCTTCATGCAACTAAAAGAATTAAAGTAAATGTCGCTGATCACAATTTAGTGAGTTTGCCATCAATCACTGGCTCAGTTTTCGCACCAGCCAGAATATCTTGCTGCTGAAAATTTGGTTATGCCTAATCGAAGAACTCAAGTCAATCTCATTCAAGAACGTCATATGCTGTTACATCCTTCCTATATGTGCTGTACATTACAAACAGAGATATCATACAAGGCCTGCAGTGCCTCCATCTGCACCCCTACAAACTTTGCTGGCTTGATTCACCATCTGTTCGTCTCACAAGCCATTTTAGCTATCCTCTACTTGTTTTTCCTCAAACTTTTCTTTGACCTCTTCAGGTTCGCCTAGGCTAATTCCTCTGTCGAAATTGGGAACTGTTATAGGTAGAGGCTCAATGTCATCTGGAGGGTCATAGTTTGGATCAGCAAGAAATGTAAGGGCCGTCACCACATCACTGATTAGTGGACGACTGCTTGCTTCTTCTTGTAGGCACATTGATGAAATTGCAAGTGCCTGGTATAGACCTTTTAAGGGGTACTTGCTGTCAAGTTTTGGATCAGCCATCTTGGTGAACTTCTTCTTATCCTTGAAGAGTGGCGCTGCCTGCAGATATAGCAGCATCTTAATGCCAAACCGTATGGGCAATCTGTATATCTCAAGTATGAGCTGTTTTACTTGGTTATTACTCCTTCCGTCCCAAAatataaagttagtacaaagttgagtcacttattttgggacagagggactACAATCCAATATGACTACCAAGTGAAAATTTCAAGGCTATAGTATTTCTTGGTCAAGTAGATGTAAGTCTTACCCAGTGGACAAGAATTTGCTCGCGAGTTGGTTTCGTGGTGTCGATTGCTCGCCTCCCAGTGATGAGCTCCAAGAAAACTACACCAAAGCAATATATGTCTGACATCTTTGTTAACTTGCCACTCATGGCGTACTCGGGAGCGCAGTATCCGTACGTGCCCATCACCCTTGTGGTGACATGAGTTTTGTCGCCGACTGGGCCAAGCTTTGCAAGGCCAAAATCTGCCAACTTTGCACTGAAGTTCCCGTCCAAGAGAATATTTGATGCCTTGAGATCACGGTATACCACCGGTGGATTGGCTACCTCATGCAAGTACTCGAGGCCTCTGGCAGCATCAACTGCAATCTTCATCCGTGTATGCCAGGACAGCGGCTGGGATTTTGGAGTGAGATCTGCAGAATTCAAGTACCAAATCAGCGTCGTTACAAATGTGCGATCATAATTTCAGATCTTTCAGTTCTGCGGAATATGTTCGAGAACCACAACATTATTATTCTGTATTACCTAGGAGATGATCTTGTAAAGAACCGAGTGGCATATACTCATACACTAGAATCTTTTGTTCACATTCGGTGCAGTACCCGAGCAAGGTGACAAGGTTTGGGTGATGAAGGAGGCTAAGCATCAGCACCTCGACAAGGAACTCACGATTTCCTTGCAACCCATCCTTGTCCAGCTGCTTAACCGCTATGACCTACGTATGCACATAATTTACATCAGAAACGTGTTGCTGCTGTATGTAGCATAGCATCTTGAGGTGCCAACTTAATGAAACATAGAACAGGAAGCTGGGAGAAGGAATGCTTATTACTTCCATGGTCTCTGGAATGTATCCTTTGTACACCCTTCCAAAGCCACCTTCTCCAAGGAGATTCTCCTGGCTGAAAGAATTGGTCGCGTCTGACAGTTGACTGTGCGTAAACACTCTGCTAGGAATGTTGTGGTTGCCGATCCGTAGTATTTCCCCTGCCGCAGCCC is drawn from Aegilops tauschii subsp. strangulata cultivar AL8/78 chromosome 1, Aet v6.0, whole genome shotgun sequence and contains these coding sequences:
- the LOC109747958 gene encoding probable serine/threonine-protein kinase PBL7, with product MGCCCSWIRGIRTVKCSSIRLGCCCSWVHGLRTVKCSSIRLGCCCSWVRGSCACCCSWISGLCGRKKREAGKETSTSETKKTKRKWRRSFCGWTSHEAKEPLTSETKKKREAGQEASTSETKKTKRKWGRGFCGWTSHEAEEPSTSETKKKRKNGASSSEPDKKRWFKNKIWRNKKAKNKQLATLVKEISLPNSPKARAAAGEILRIGNHNIPSRVFTHSQLSDATNSFSQENLLGEGGFGRVYKGYIPETMEVIAVKQLDKDGLQGNREFLVEVLMLSLLHHPNLVTLLGYCTECEQKILVYEYMPLGSLQDHLLDLTPKSQPLSWHTRMKIAVDAARGLEYLHEVANPPVVYRDLKASNILLDGNFSAKLADFGLAKLGPVGDKTHVTTRVMGTYGYCAPEYAMSGKLTKMSDIYCFGVVFLELITGRRAIDTTKPTREQILVHWAAPLFKDKKKFTKMADPKLDSKYPLKGLYQALAISSMCLQEEASSRPLISDVVTALTFLADPNYDPPDDIEPLPITVPNFDRGISLGEPEEVKEKFEEKQVEDS